Proteins from a single region of Streptomyces sp. Tu 3180:
- a CDS encoding DUF4350 domain-containing protein gives MTTEVIPPSTSASPTARQVWTRARGIALALVLLVAAAVAIAVVRSDARHGELDPRSADPYGSRAVAELLADRGVDTRVVTTLDEAAAAASPDTTLLVAVPDLLTRPQQTRLHSATAESGGRTVLVSSGSASVERLAPGVTADPATSLDSTLSPDCDLPAARRAGTADTGGIRYTTVHLTADECYPSARLATLLRIPAPSGNGDTVLLGAPDILFNDRLDEHGNASLALQLLGSRPHLVWYLPSLADASAASAEDERGFFDLLPSGWLWGTLQLFIAAALAALWRARRLGPLVPERLPVAIRASETVEGRARLYRRANARDRAAAALRSTTRTRLAPLVGVPAARAHTPEALLPALSARLQDDGQSLRTLLFGPPPDDDAALISLADRLDALEREVRRP, from the coding sequence ATGACGACCGAGGTCATACCCCCGTCCACCTCGGCCTCGCCCACCGCCCGCCAGGTGTGGACCCGCGCACGGGGCATCGCCCTCGCCCTGGTGCTGCTGGTCGCGGCGGCCGTGGCGATCGCCGTGGTCCGCTCCGACGCCCGCCACGGCGAACTCGACCCGCGCTCGGCCGACCCCTACGGAAGCCGCGCCGTCGCCGAACTCCTGGCCGACCGCGGCGTGGACACACGCGTGGTCACCACCCTCGACGAGGCGGCCGCCGCGGCCTCCCCCGACACCACCCTCCTGGTCGCCGTCCCCGATCTCCTGACCCGGCCCCAGCAGACCCGGCTGCACTCCGCGACCGCCGAATCCGGCGGCCGCACCGTCCTCGTCTCCTCCGGCAGCGCCTCCGTCGAACGGCTCGCCCCCGGCGTCACCGCCGACCCGGCCACCAGCCTCGACTCCACCCTCTCCCCCGACTGCGACCTGCCCGCGGCCCGCCGCGCCGGCACCGCCGACACGGGAGGCATCCGCTACACCACCGTCCACCTCACCGCCGACGAGTGCTACCCCAGCGCGCGCCTGGCCACCCTGCTGCGCATCCCCGCCCCCTCCGGGAACGGCGACACCGTCCTCCTCGGCGCGCCCGACATCCTCTTCAACGACCGCCTCGACGAGCACGGCAACGCCTCGCTCGCCCTCCAGCTCCTCGGCTCCCGCCCCCACCTGGTCTGGTACCTCCCCTCGCTCGCCGACGCCTCCGCCGCCTCCGCGGAGGACGAACGCGGCTTCTTCGACCTGCTCCCCTCCGGCTGGCTCTGGGGCACCCTGCAGCTCTTCATCGCGGCGGCACTGGCCGCCCTGTGGCGGGCACGCCGGCTCGGCCCCCTGGTGCCCGAACGACTCCCCGTGGCGATCCGCGCCTCCGAGACCGTCGAAGGCCGCGCCCGTCTCTACCGCAGGGCGAACGCCCGAGACCGCGCGGCCGCCGCTCTGCGCTCCACCACCCGCACGCGCCTCGCCCCCCTCGTAGGCGTCCCCGCGGCCCGGGCGCACACGCCCGAGGCCCTGCTCCCCGCGCTGTCCGCCCGCCTCCAGGACGACGGACAGTCCCTGCGCACCCTCCTGTTCGGCCCGCCGCCGGACGACGACGCAGCCCTCATCTCCCTCGCCGACCGACTCGACGCCCTCGAAAGAGAGGTACGCCGTCCATGA
- the mtrB gene encoding MtrAB system histidine kinase MtrB produces the protein MSGDSAASASGRSGGRPERPVGRQRSADSRWGRLLEGGLLQGGVHGSPVIRLFVRWVRRPLLPVMRLWRRNIQLKVVVTTLLMSLGVVLLLGFVVIGQVRNGLLDAKVAASQSQATGGFAVAKQKADEAASATGDDGATVDGESSTSVIQWMSDLVESLSSGGQGAFDVVTLPAGDDSGGGRGPRASGQVIATASVPEALRERINTNTTAAQSYTRIIYDSGADSQPGLVIGKQVNDPNGDPYQLYYLFPLTQEEKSLSLVKGTLATAGLFVVVLLGAIAWLVVRQVVTPVRMAAGIAERLSAGRLQERMKVTGEDDIARLGEAFNKMAQNLQLKINQLEDLSRMQRRFVSDVSHELRTPLTTVRMAADVIHEAREDFDPVTARSAELLADQLDRFESLLADLLEISRFDAGAAALEAEPIDLRVVVRRVVSGAEPLAERKGSRIKVVGDQQPVVAEADARRVERVLRNLVVNAVEHGEGRDVVVKLAAAGGAVAVAVRDYGVGLKPGEATRVFSRFWRADPARARTTGGTGLGLSIALEDARLHGGWLQAWGEPGGGSQFRLTLPRTADEPLRGSPIPLEPKDSRRNRGPDDAGPSRGGGNGEKRATVPAQQPGSDAAARAVGDPFAPRPAASAPTADPTALPGNGARVVARPAPQARRRDEGPTEPSETRPGDPRTTAAGGPQPVGGGGGGAPETGRGGPARRPDDGRGGSVGRSDGARDGAPGAVGAGEPERGSGAGTGAEGPGGSGAAWGAHRDGEASRGR, from the coding sequence ATGTCCGGTGACAGTGCCGCTTCGGCGTCCGGCCGGTCCGGGGGTCGTCCGGAGCGGCCTGTCGGCCGGCAGAGGAGCGCGGACTCCCGCTGGGGACGCCTGCTGGAGGGCGGACTGCTGCAGGGCGGGGTCCACGGCAGCCCGGTGATCCGCCTGTTCGTGCGCTGGGTGCGCCGTCCCCTGCTGCCCGTCATGCGGCTGTGGCGGCGCAACATCCAGCTCAAGGTCGTCGTCACGACGCTGCTGATGTCGTTGGGCGTGGTCCTGCTGCTGGGCTTCGTCGTCATCGGGCAGGTGCGCAACGGCCTGCTGGACGCCAAGGTGGCGGCCTCCCAGAGCCAGGCCACCGGCGGGTTCGCCGTGGCCAAGCAGAAGGCCGACGAGGCGGCGAGCGCCACCGGCGACGACGGCGCCACCGTGGACGGGGAGAGCTCGACGAGCGTCATCCAGTGGATGAGCGATCTCGTGGAGTCGCTCTCCAGCGGCGGCCAGGGCGCCTTCGACGTGGTGACCCTGCCCGCGGGCGACGACAGCGGCGGCGGGCGCGGACCGCGCGCCTCCGGGCAGGTCATCGCGACGGCCAGTGTGCCCGAGGCCCTGCGGGAGCGGATCAACACCAACACCACGGCGGCCCAGAGCTACACCCGCATCATCTACGACAGCGGTGCGGACTCCCAGCCGGGCCTGGTCATCGGCAAGCAGGTGAACGACCCCAACGGCGACCCGTACCAGCTGTACTACCTCTTCCCGCTGACGCAGGAGGAGAAGTCGCTGAGCCTGGTCAAGGGCACGCTGGCGACGGCGGGGCTGTTCGTCGTCGTCCTGCTCGGGGCGATCGCCTGGCTCGTGGTGCGGCAGGTCGTCACGCCGGTGCGGATGGCGGCCGGGATCGCCGAGCGGCTGTCCGCCGGGCGGCTCCAGGAACGCATGAAGGTCACCGGCGAGGACGACATCGCACGGCTCGGCGAGGCCTTCAACAAGATGGCCCAGAACCTCCAGCTGAAGATCAACCAGCTGGAGGACCTGTCGCGGATGCAGCGCCGGTTCGTGTCGGACGTGTCGCACGAGCTGCGGACCCCGCTGACCACCGTGCGGATGGCCGCGGACGTCATCCACGAGGCGCGCGAGGACTTCGACCCGGTGACCGCGCGGTCGGCCGAGCTGCTCGCCGACCAGCTGGACCGGTTCGAGTCGCTGCTCGCGGACCTGCTGGAGATCAGCCGCTTCGACGCGGGCGCGGCGGCGCTGGAGGCCGAGCCGATAGACCTGCGCGTGGTCGTGCGGCGCGTGGTCAGCGGGGCGGAGCCGCTCGCCGAGCGCAAGGGCTCGCGCATAAAGGTCGTCGGCGACCAGCAGCCCGTCGTCGCCGAGGCCGACGCGCGGCGCGTGGAGCGGGTGCTGCGCAACCTCGTCGTCAACGCCGTGGAGCACGGCGAGGGCAGGGACGTCGTCGTCAAGCTCGCCGCGGCGGGCGGAGCGGTCGCGGTCGCGGTGCGCGACTACGGCGTGGGGCTCAAGCCGGGCGAGGCGACCCGGGTCTTCAGCCGCTTCTGGCGGGCCGACCCGGCGCGCGCCCGCACCACCGGCGGTACGGGGCTGGGGCTGTCCATAGCCCTGGAGGACGCGCGGCTGCACGGCGGCTGGCTCCAGGCGTGGGGCGAGCCGGGCGGCGGCTCGCAGTTCCGGCTGACGCTGCCGAGGACGGCGGACGAGCCGCTGAGGGGATCCCCGATCCCCCTGGAGCCCAAGGACTCGCGGCGCAACCGCGGACCGGACGACGCCGGTCCGTCGCGTGGCGGCGGGAACGGCGAGAAGCGTGCCACGGTGCCGGCGCAGCAGCCGGGCTCCGACGCCGCGGCGCGGGCCGTCGGGGACCCGTTCGCCCCGAGGCCGGCGGCCTCGGCGCCCACGGCCGACCCCACGGCACTGCCCGGCAACGGCGCGCGCGTGGTGGCCCGCCCCGCTCCGCAGGCGCGACGGCGGGACGAGGGGCCGACGGAGCCCTCCGAGACGCGGCCCGGGGACCCGCGGACGACGGCCGCGGGCGGGCCGCAGCCCGTCGGGGGCGGTGGCGGCGGTGCCCCGGAGACGGGGCGCGGTGGTCCCGCACGGCGGCCGGACGACGGTCGCGGCGGGAGCGTGGGACGATCGGACGGTGCCCGCGACGGGGCCCCGGGTGCCGTCGGAGCCGGAGAGCCGGAGCGGGGTTCCGGAGCCGGCACCGGTGCCGAAGGCCCCGGTGGCTCGGGAGCGGCGTGGGGTGCGCACAGGGATGGGGAGGCTTCGCGTGGGCGGTGA
- the raiA gene encoding ribosome-associated translation inhibitor RaiA: MDIVVKGRKTEVPERFRKHVAEKLKLEKIQKLDAKVISLDVEVSKEPNPRQADRCDRVEITLRSRGPVIRAEAAASDPYAALDLAAEKLDARLRKQHDKRFSRRGARRISASEVPDHVPGVATLNGTGASSLEEEQEAVPTKKVGSLEVQGDGPLVVREKTHVAAPMTLDQALYEMELVGHDFYLFVDSETKEPSVVYRRHAYDYGVIHLSTDTMVTETHSPEAGGTLGG, from the coding sequence GTGGACATCGTCGTCAAGGGCCGCAAGACCGAGGTGCCCGAGCGGTTCCGGAAGCACGTGGCCGAGAAGCTGAAGCTGGAGAAGATCCAGAAGCTCGATGCCAAGGTGATCAGCCTCGATGTCGAGGTGTCCAAGGAGCCCAACCCCCGACAGGCCGACCGTTGCGACCGAGTGGAGATCACGCTCCGCTCCCGCGGTCCGGTGATCCGGGCGGAGGCAGCGGCGAGCGATCCGTACGCGGCGCTCGACCTGGCAGCGGAAAAGCTGGACGCGCGGCTGCGCAAACAGCACGACAAGCGCTTCTCGCGGCGTGGTGCGCGCAGGATCTCGGCTTCGGAGGTCCCCGACCACGTCCCGGGCGTGGCGACACTCAACGGGACCGGCGCGAGTTCCCTCGAGGAGGAGCAGGAGGCCGTCCCCACCAAGAAGGTCGGTTCCCTGGAAGTGCAGGGTGACGGGCCCCTCGTCGTCCGCGAGAAGACCCACGTGGCCGCGCCCATGACCCTCGACCAGGCTCTCTACGAGATGGAGCTGGTCGGGCACGACTTCTACCTGTTCGTCGATTCCGAGACCAAGGAACCCAGCGTCGTCTACCGACGGCACGCCTACGACTACGGCGTGATCCACCTCAGCACCGACACGATGGTCACCGAGACGCACTCCCCCGAGGCGGGCGGAACACTCGGCGGCTGA
- a CDS encoding DUF4129 domain-containing protein: protein MTATGGVLAPARALPAAADTAVRALLRGDDEPPVTLPRDPAREAARRELSRRMYHENDPSWFQRALDAFWKWVGELFETASTATPGGTLGLVVVIAAAVAVLGALWWRLGTPRRQPASAPALFDDRPRSAAEHRAAAEAHAAQGHWNQAVQERMRAIVRSLEERALLDTRPGRTADEAAAEAGRALPAHTGPLHTAARSFDDVTYGGRAATEQSYRRIAELDRDLERTRPRLTSTATVQDAGHHTRGGAAG from the coding sequence GTGACCGCCACGGGGGGAGTCCTCGCACCGGCCCGGGCCCTGCCGGCCGCCGCCGACACCGCCGTACGCGCACTGCTGCGCGGCGACGACGAGCCGCCCGTCACCCTCCCGCGCGATCCCGCGCGGGAGGCGGCCCGGCGCGAGCTGTCCAGGCGCATGTACCACGAGAACGACCCCAGCTGGTTCCAGCGGGCCCTGGACGCCTTCTGGAAGTGGGTCGGCGAACTGTTCGAGACCGCCTCCACCGCGACCCCCGGCGGCACGCTCGGCCTGGTCGTCGTCATCGCGGCCGCGGTCGCCGTCCTGGGCGCCCTGTGGTGGCGCCTGGGCACCCCGCGACGACAACCGGCCTCGGCACCCGCACTGTTCGACGACCGCCCCCGCAGCGCCGCCGAACACCGCGCGGCGGCCGAGGCGCACGCCGCCCAGGGCCACTGGAACCAGGCCGTGCAGGAACGCATGCGGGCCATCGTCCGCTCCCTGGAGGAACGCGCCCTGCTCGACACCCGCCCCGGCCGCACCGCCGACGAGGCCGCCGCGGAGGCCGGCCGCGCCCTGCCCGCCCACACCGGCCCCCTGCACACCGCCGCCCGCTCCTTCGACGACGTCACATACGGCGGCCGCGCGGCGACGGAGCAGTCGTACCGGCGCATCGCCGAACTCGACCGCGACCTGGAACGCACCCGGCCGCGGCTCACGAGCACCGCCACGGTGCAGGACGCCGGCCACCACACCCGCGGGGGAGCCGCCGGATGA
- the mtnA gene encoding S-methyl-5-thioribose-1-phosphate isomerase: MADQYARSGDNKRPTDIPALRWEEPPEGPVLVLLDQTRLPAEEVELVCTDAPALVEAIRSLAVRGAPLLGIAGAYGVALAAVRGFDVDDAAAALESARPTAVNLALGVRRAHAAHRAALARTGDPRQAAGAALAAARQLHREDGEASTRMAEHGLALLDELLPGGGHRILTHCNTGSLVSGGEGTAFAVALAAHRAGRLRRLWVDETRPLLQGARLTAYEAARSGMAYTLLTDNAAGSLFAAGEVDAVLVGADRIAADGSVANKVGSYPLAVLARYHHVPFVVVAPVTTVDPRTPDGASIEVEQRPGHEVTEITAPQAPVAGTEAGGGIPVAPLGTQAYNPAFDVTPPELVTAIVTEEGAVSPVTADALAELCARSRQVTIS; encoded by the coding sequence ATGGCTGATCAGTACGCGCGCAGCGGCGACAACAAGCGGCCGACCGACATTCCGGCACTCCGTTGGGAGGAGCCACCGGAGGGACCGGTTCTGGTCCTGCTCGACCAGACCAGACTGCCGGCGGAGGAGGTCGAACTCGTCTGTACGGATGCGCCGGCGCTGGTGGAGGCGATCCGCTCGCTCGCCGTGCGCGGGGCCCCCTTGCTGGGCATCGCGGGGGCGTACGGCGTCGCGCTGGCCGCGGTGCGGGGGTTTGACGTGGACGACGCGGCGGCGGCGCTGGAGAGCGCCCGCCCCACCGCGGTGAACCTCGCCCTCGGGGTGCGCCGGGCGCACGCGGCCCATCGGGCCGCCCTCGCCCGCACCGGCGACCCCCGGCAGGCGGCCGGGGCCGCGCTGGCGGCGGCACGGCAACTGCACCGGGAGGACGGCGAGGCCAGCACCCGGATGGCCGAGCACGGGCTGGCGCTGCTGGACGAGCTGCTGCCCGGCGGCGGGCACCGGATCCTCACGCACTGCAACACCGGTTCGCTGGTGTCGGGCGGCGAGGGGACGGCGTTCGCGGTGGCGCTGGCGGCGCACCGGGCGGGCCGGCTCAGGCGCCTGTGGGTGGACGAAACGCGTCCGTTGCTGCAAGGTGCTCGCCTGACGGCATACGAGGCGGCCCGCAGCGGCATGGCGTACACCCTGCTCACCGACAACGCCGCGGGATCGCTGTTCGCGGCGGGCGAGGTGGACGCGGTGCTCGTCGGGGCGGACCGCATCGCGGCCGACGGTTCGGTGGCGAACAAGGTGGGGAGCTATCCGCTCGCGGTGCTCGCGCGGTACCACCACGTGCCGTTCGTCGTGGTGGCACCGGTGACGACGGTGGACCCCCGGACGCCGGACGGGGCGTCCATCGAGGTCGAGCAGCGTCCCGGTCACGAGGTGACCGAGATCACGGCACCACAGGCGCCGGTGGCCGGAACGGAAGCAGGAGGCGGGATTCCGGTGGCACCCCTGGGGACCCAGGCGTACAACCCGGCGTTCGACGTGACACCGCCGGAGCTGGTGACGGCGATCGTCACCGAGGAGGGGGCCGTCTCGCCCGTGACGGCCGACGCTCTGGCCGAGCTGTGTGCCAGGTCACGCCAGGTAACGATTAGCTAA
- the mtrA gene encoding two-component system response regulator MtrA, with translation MMSFMKGRVLVVDDDSALAEMLGIVLRGEGFEPSFVADGDKALAAFRETKPDLVLLDLMLPGRDGIEVCRLIRAESGVPIVMLTAKSDTVDVVVGLESGADDYIVKPFKPKELVARIRARLRRSEEPAPEQLAIGDLVIDVAGHSVKRDGQSIALTPLEFDLLVALARKPWQVFTREVLLEQVWGYRHAADTRLVNVHVQRLRSKVEKDPEKPEIVVTVRGVGYKAGPS, from the coding sequence ATGATGTCGTTTATGAAGGGAAGAGTCCTTGTCGTCGACGACGACAGCGCACTGGCCGAGATGCTCGGCATCGTGCTGCGTGGTGAGGGTTTTGAGCCGTCTTTCGTAGCCGACGGCGACAAGGCGCTGGCCGCTTTCCGTGAGACCAAGCCCGATCTGGTGCTGCTGGACCTGATGCTGCCCGGCCGGGACGGCATCGAGGTGTGCCGCCTGATCAGGGCGGAGTCCGGGGTGCCGATCGTGATGCTCACGGCCAAGAGCGACACCGTCGATGTCGTGGTGGGCCTGGAGTCCGGCGCCGACGACTACATCGTGAAGCCGTTCAAGCCGAAGGAGCTGGTGGCCCGCATCAGGGCGCGGCTGCGCAGGTCGGAGGAGCCGGCGCCGGAGCAGCTCGCCATCGGCGACCTGGTGATCGACGTGGCCGGGCACTCCGTGAAGCGGGACGGGCAGTCGATCGCGCTGACGCCGCTGGAGTTCGACCTGCTGGTCGCGCTGGCCCGCAAGCCGTGGCAGGTGTTCACGCGCGAGGTGCTGCTCGAGCAGGTCTGGGGTTACCGCCACGCGGCCGACACCCGTCTGGTGAACGTGCACGTCCAGCGGCTGCGCTCCAAGGTCGAGAAGGACCCGGAGAAGCCGGAGATCGTGGTGACCGTCCGTGGTGTCGGGTACAAGGCAGGACCGAGCTGA
- a CDS encoding LpqB family beta-propeller domain-containing protein encodes MGGERVGRGRGIPVRTVAYAAGGAVLLAGCASMPDSGDLRDVESTPRQDTQVRVFAMPPSEDATHAQIVQGFLEALTSDDPDYRTARQYLTPKAAKTWRPELSTTVLSDGPGAYADPPAREGGEDADSLTYTLTGTRVATVDAQQSYAPATGPYNKLVHLTKDAENGQWRIDSVPQGVVMGRSDFQRNYMAVNKYYFASNAEGAGTGAPPSAVADPVYVRSHVDPTTQMVRSLLAGPTTWLDPVVRSGFPAGTALRKGTGSLTADDRGRLTVPLNDKAAEAGAERCAEMAAQLLFTLRTLSPAVEEVDLRAGGGQLCSLTREGAETVATRGALNHPDYLYFVDDEHRLVRIAAGSSDTQPEPVPGALGEGDKALRSVAVARDEHTAAGVAIDGTSLYVAPLVSDGSLGEPVLRSRGKTEGDRLTAPSWDAQGGLWVADRDPGNPRLYLLEKDAKEPLPVRTPGLDGRVQAVRVAADGVRIALVVEKGDRRSLLIGRIERGGPDGGTGERAAVTVRELRSATPELEQVTAMSWAGDSRLVVVGREQGGVEQMKYVEVDGSTPDVPPPASLTGVKDVTASADEQAPLVAYSVDGIVRLPSGAQWQKVTQGTAPVYPG; translated from the coding sequence GTGGGCGGTGAGCGCGTGGGGCGCGGCCGGGGGATTCCGGTGCGGACGGTGGCGTACGCCGCGGGCGGGGCCGTCCTGCTGGCCGGGTGCGCCTCGATGCCCGACAGCGGGGATCTGCGGGACGTCGAGTCCACGCCCCGGCAGGACACGCAGGTGCGGGTGTTCGCCATGCCGCCGAGCGAGGACGCCACGCACGCGCAGATCGTGCAGGGCTTCCTGGAGGCGCTGACCAGCGACGACCCCGACTACCGGACCGCGCGCCAGTACCTGACCCCGAAGGCGGCGAAGACCTGGCGGCCGGAGCTGTCCACCACGGTGCTGTCGGACGGGCCGGGCGCCTACGCCGACCCTCCGGCCCGGGAGGGCGGGGAGGACGCCGACTCCCTCACCTACACGCTGACCGGCACCAGGGTCGCCACGGTGGACGCGCAGCAGTCGTACGCGCCCGCCACCGGCCCCTACAACAAGCTCGTGCACCTCACGAAGGACGCGGAGAACGGCCAGTGGCGCATCGACTCGGTGCCACAGGGCGTCGTCATGGGCAGGTCGGACTTCCAGCGCAACTACATGGCCGTCAACAAGTACTACTTCGCCTCGAACGCGGAGGGGGCCGGCACGGGCGCGCCGCCGTCGGCGGTCGCCGACCCCGTCTACGTGCGCAGCCACGTGGATCCCACGACCCAGATGGTGCGCTCCCTCCTCGCCGGACCCACGACCTGGCTGGACCCGGTCGTCAGGTCGGGCTTCCCCGCGGGTACGGCACTGCGCAAGGGCACCGGCTCGCTGACGGCGGACGACCGGGGCAGGCTGACCGTGCCGCTCAACGACAAGGCGGCCGAGGCCGGCGCCGAACGGTGCGCGGAGATGGCGGCCCAGCTGCTGTTCACGCTGCGCACCCTCAGCCCGGCGGTGGAGGAGGTCGATCTGCGGGCCGGCGGCGGGCAGCTGTGCTCGCTCACCCGGGAGGGCGCCGAGACGGTGGCCACCCGGGGCGCGCTGAACCACCCCGACTACCTGTACTTCGTCGACGACGAGCACCGGCTCGTGCGGATCGCCGCGGGCAGCAGCGACACCCAGCCGGAACCGGTGCCGGGGGCGCTGGGCGAGGGCGACAAGGCGCTGCGCTCGGTGGCGGTCGCGCGGGACGAGCACACCGCGGCCGGGGTCGCCATCGACGGCACGTCGCTGTACGTCGCCCCGCTGGTGTCGGACGGCTCGCTCGGCGAGCCGGTGCTGCGCAGCCGGGGGAAGACCGAGGGGGACCGGCTGACCGCGCCGAGCTGGGACGCGCAGGGCGGCCTGTGGGTGGCCGACCGGGACCCCGGGAACCCGCGGCTGTACCTGCTGGAGAAGGACGCGAAGGAGCCGCTGCCGGTACGGACACCGGGTCTGGACGGCCGGGTGCAGGCGGTCCGGGTGGCCGCCGACGGGGTGCGGATCGCGCTCGTCGTGGAGAAGGGCGACCGGCGGTCCCTGCTGATCGGGCGGATCGAGCGGGGCGGCCCGGACGGCGGGACCGGCGAGCGGGCGGCGGTCACCGTGCGGGAGCTGCGGTCCGCGACGCCCGAGCTGGAGCAGGTCACCGCCATGTCCTGGGCCGGGGACAGCCGGCTCGTGGTGGTCGGACGCGAGCAGGGGGGTGTGGAGCAGATGAAGTACGTCGAGGTCGACGGCTCCACGCCGGACGTGCCCCCGCCCGCCTCCCTGACCGGCGTCAAGGACGTCACCGCCTCGGCGGACGAACAGGCGCCGCTGGTGGCGTACTCCGTGGACGGGATCGTCCGGCTGCCCTCGGGGGCGCAGTGGCAGAAGGTGACACAGGGGACCGCGCCCGTCTACCCGGGGTGA
- a CDS encoding ComF family protein has product MRGWWQDLTDLVLPAECGGCGRPRAVLCARCRTALGGAAPRRVRPVPEPAGLPPVHAAARYADEVRATLLAHKERGVLALAGPLGEALAGAVRAGLRAAGTPEAAADRAPHGRGTGEPHHLPGAVLLVPVPSARRAVRARGHDPARRIAFAAAGALRRGGVPARVLPALRQRRHVADQAGLDSRRRLANLAGALVVVPGCDRLLLDGPVVLVDDLMTTGASLAEAARAVRARSRAGGGPCTEPGAGPGAGPYEGSVSSISGAASVYRGETGEGRGEQRNGPARRRTGRWSGGQPGTAGAGGADGIVDVVGAAVVAASPDAFEINRN; this is encoded by the coding sequence ATGCGGGGATGGTGGCAGGACCTCACCGATCTGGTGCTCCCGGCCGAGTGCGGCGGATGCGGCAGGCCCCGCGCGGTGCTCTGCGCCCGGTGCCGCACGGCGTTGGGCGGGGCCGCGCCGCGCCGGGTCCGGCCGGTCCCGGAGCCGGCCGGGCTGCCGCCGGTGCACGCGGCGGCCCGGTACGCGGACGAGGTGCGCGCCACGCTGCTGGCGCACAAGGAACGCGGCGTCCTGGCCCTCGCCGGACCGCTGGGCGAGGCCCTGGCGGGAGCGGTGCGGGCGGGGCTGCGCGCGGCGGGGACACCGGAAGCGGCGGCGGACCGGGCGCCGCACGGGCGCGGGACCGGGGAGCCGCACCACCTTCCGGGCGCGGTGCTGCTCGTCCCCGTGCCGTCCGCGCGGCGGGCCGTGCGGGCGCGGGGACACGACCCGGCTCGGCGGATCGCGTTCGCGGCGGCGGGCGCGTTGCGGCGGGGAGGGGTGCCCGCCCGGGTGCTCCCCGCGCTGCGGCAGCGGCGGCACGTGGCCGACCAGGCGGGGCTGGACTCCCGGCGGCGGCTGGCCAACCTCGCCGGTGCGCTGGTGGTCGTCCCCGGCTGTGACCGGCTGCTCCTGGACGGCCCGGTCGTGCTCGTCGACGACCTGATGACGACCGGTGCCTCGCTGGCGGAGGCCGCACGCGCGGTGCGGGCGCGGTCGCGGGCCGGGGGAGGACCGTGTACGGAGCCGGGAGCGGGGCCCGGCGCGGGGCCGTACGAGGGGTCTGTTTCGAGCATTTCGGGTGCCGCGTCCGTGTACAGGGGTGAGACAGGGGAAGGCAGAGGGGAACAGCGGAACGGGCCGGCTCGGCGGAGGACGGGCCGGTGGTCCGGCGGGCAGCCGGGGACGGCGGGCGCGGGCGGCGCCGACGGGATCGTCGACGTGGTGGGCGCAGCCGTCGTCGCGGCATCACCGGACGCTTTCGAAATAAACCGGAACTGA
- a CDS encoding response regulator transcription factor — MADSFGPMRDEDVGDGVVGMGPEEGSSRKEPIRVLVVDDHALFRRGLEIVLAAEEDIQVVGEAGDGAEAVEKAADLLPDIILMDVRMPKRGGIEACTSIKEVAPSAKIIMLTISDEEADLYDAIKAGATGYLLKEISTDEVATAIRAVADGQSQISPSMASKLLTEFKSMIQRTDERRLVPAPRLTDRELEVLKLVATGMNNRDIAKELFISENTVKNHVRNILEKLQLHSRMEAVVYAMREKILEIR; from the coding sequence ATGGCGGACAGCTTCGGACCGATGCGTGACGAGGACGTCGGCGACGGCGTCGTCGGCATGGGCCCGGAGGAGGGCTCCTCACGCAAGGAACCGATCAGGGTCCTCGTGGTGGACGACCACGCGCTGTTCCGCCGCGGGCTGGAGATCGTGCTCGCCGCCGAGGAGGACATCCAGGTCGTCGGGGAGGCGGGGGACGGCGCCGAAGCCGTGGAGAAGGCCGCCGACCTGCTGCCGGACATCATCCTGATGGACGTGCGGATGCCCAAGCGGGGCGGGATCGAGGCGTGCACCTCCATCAAGGAGGTGGCCCCCAGCGCGAAGATCATCATGCTGACGATCAGCGACGAGGAAGCCGATCTCTACGACGCCATCAAGGCGGGCGCGACCGGCTATCTCCTCAAGGAGATCTCCACGGACGAGGTGGCCACCGCCATCCGGGCGGTGGCCGACGGGCAGTCGCAGATCAGCCCCTCCATGGCGTCGAAACTGCTCACCGAGTTCAAGTCGATGATCCAGCGGACCGACGAACGCCGGCTCGTGCCCGCGCCCCGGCTGACGGACCGTGAACTGGAGGTCCTCAAGCTCGTGGCCACGGGGATGAACAACCGCGACATCGCCAAGGAGCTGTTCATCTCCGAGAACACCGTGAAGAACCACGTGCGCAACATCCTGGAGAAGCTCCAGCTGCACTCCAGGATGGAGGCCGTGGTCTACGCGATGCGGGAGAAGATCCTCGAGATCCGGTGA